From the Lactuca sativa cultivar Salinas chromosome 9, Lsat_Salinas_v11, whole genome shotgun sequence genome, the window gctaaatttaataaaaaaaatgtcacTAATACATTCATCATTTTATTTTgcactaggcgaatgcccgtgcattgcgcagaaacacctatatagttaaaatctttacaaatatatgttttttttgttaaatataacaataacattgttatatttgatataataatttgtatactaaattgatataatatattgattattttaaattatataataatatatgtacatctattataactgcataatctcaaccgTTTGAATGATTTCTACCCGTAAGTTATTCatgaataaaatgaaataataaggtttaatgttatttatagttgttgttattgctaattaatttttttaaattaatttttttaacgttttaatttctatcattataattatttaaaatatcacattgttttttgattttaaatgtaacaatattatcatttatatagagttatttttaactattgttattgtaagttattttaagctatttatttgaaaacattTAACGATTACacaaatatatttaggaaatatttatgttaaattgagattataatttagtttttgcattttgcactacaatttattacttttaactattcaaaAATATTCATGGGGTTTTTTAAGTGCAACtggaatttatatttaagttgacactgtaatgtcatatttaaattaaaaatttaagtattttgtctaaactgttcaaaagttatagttttaaatttataatgatttacatacaacatattaaatctaataaattaagtataatccGTTAAAAGTTAacgacataactttataagtagaaataaatatattattttaatattgaaatttagtttatttatgtttacactttaggtttgatatttattaaaCCTTATTAACGAACTTATAATCACTATAATCACTATTAGAACGATACTGCAAtttatcattttaattatttacaaaatactCTTTGGattatttaagttaaactaaaatttatatttaagttgatcctgtaatgtcatatttaaatttataatttaagtattttttacaaattgttcaacagttgtagttataaaatgataatggtttacaataatatattaaaactaataaattaagtataatatgttaaaatttaaaaacataactttataaatagaagtaaagatatattcttttaatattgaaatttagtttatatatgattaaactttaggattgatatttatttaatcttattaaccaacttataatcattattaaaaagaaattgaaaagtcataggagtttcaaatgaatgtggtgaaaagaaaaataaatgtgagtttcaaatgaatgtggtgaaaggaaaaatgctagctttataaggggctgtttggcaggatctgaatatttaagatctgaatttttaagaggtctgaatttctaagagggtctgaatttttaagatctgaattttttaaatactgtttggttggaacctctgAATTATAGTGCTGAattataaaaatgaccattttacccttatataaacaccatataaaaaccatattaaacaTAATTCTTCCATGGCCATTGGACTCTGTATGCAAGTACTCAACTTGGTTATTAGTTATCCTCATAGAAGTTGATTACAACTTAACCAACCCTATATCCATTTCTCCAGGATTATAATCCCAACCTGCCTCAACCAGCAAACAGAACAGACATCAACCTAAATAGCCTTTTCAATGTTTCTCTATGAAAAAGAGGAGATTTCAAAAACATCATTTACCACTCCCTAATTTCAGCAAAAATGTAACTATCCGAAAAACAATTTCAGAGGAAACACCTAAAATCATCAACATCATTTATCACTCCTTGAATTTCGTTTTCACATATGCACTGATAAACACCTAAAATCCCAAAAGCGATTTACGAGGAAAATTGATTTCAACAATAGGGGTCGGGAATCCTAattttaacaaaaacaaacagaaaACCCCAATTGGTGACTGCCATCCATGGAGAAGACAACAATAACATATGATTTCAATCTGATTTCAACATGAAGACAACAACATCAGATTTTCAAACGATAccctgatttaaaaaaaaaaaaaagtgaaaaatgGTGCTCTGATTTCACACACAAAAAAAAGCTAATGATGCTCTGATACTTGAATTTTAGGGGAAACAACTATGATACTCGATTTTCAAGAATTAAACTCGAATCCTAGagcaatagaaaaataaaaactttaccTGTAGAAGATGCTGGAGGCGAAGGCGGCATAGGCGAAGCAAACAGAGGCAAAGTCGGCGGCGCCGGTGGCAATGCAGATCAGACGGAGGCAGACGGGATCGAAGTTGGAAGATAAAGAGGTGGAGTCAAAGAGAAGAGGCATGCGTATGAGAAAAGAAAAGAGCGTGTTTTTATCCGGGGCACAATCGTCCTCTTTTTAATTCAGATACGAGTTTATGTCTGGTTTTTTAAGAGGCATTTGTTCAATTAAGAGGTATTTTATAAGTGGCTACCAAACATCACACATTTGAAATTTTAACAGGTTATctcttaatttttcaattaagaggtaaacaaacaggACCTAAGATATAtaaatatagatatagatatagatgtgTTAGAATATGTTATACTTTTCTCACTTCACTCTAGGGACGGTTTTAAGGGGTTCTCGGTGTGGCACTGGTAACCCTTAACTTTTCTAGCCGCAGtgtaaaaaatttcaatttttcgattttttttaactatttttcatGTATCGGCAACACCTATTCATCCCGGCAACACCTACTATGTATTCCTGCGTCCGTTCTGCTTCACTCTCATCCATAGTTTGCATTAGTTGTTTATGAACTTCTGTAGATTAGTTCAAATCTTTTAAAACGAATATTAAACATGTTTGTCTAGCttcttctttttgttttcttgtttttttttgtttttgtttgtttgttttttttctcttttttgaaCACTTTGAAACTCGGTTATTCTTTTACAAGTCCTATAAAAATACTATGTGTGGAATTGTGGATATTCATCCaccaatttttaatttttatatattttataatagaTTGTACCTATTTATACTTATCTGTCAAAAAAGTTAATTTAACAAACATAACCGAGCATAACGATAGAAATCTAGGACTAAACTGTAATAAAGTTAGGATTAAGAGAAATAATTTTTTTACTTGAAACGTAAATAGCAAAATGTAAACAGAATTACATGTAAAAAAGGGTAAACGCTACCCCTAGGCATCCCTCCATACAAGTCTAATAATGGCTTCGAATGAGATTTCACTTATAAATTTTTATAAGGATTCTTACCTCTCCATTGGTAGACAAATAcatgaaaaaaatttaaataacatGTATCACAAAAACACAATCGCCATCAAATTATACTAGATTTTTTAAATTATACTCTAAGTAAAAATATACTGAGTTCAGGCCCTCCGTTTCCATCCATGTTCATCATATAATAAGCTTCCGAGTCACGACTCCCCACGACTCGCTGAAACCTCGCTCTCATGTACAGGAACTCGCCCTCCGACTCTCCGCAACTTCCTCCGGCGCTGCTCTTTCTGCCGCCTTCCAACACCGGTAGAACACCAGCTCCCACAGAGACGCTCTGCACCGTGCTCAGTGCATACCAATCGGAGTCCGAGCACGCCCTTGCCGACGCGTACCCACAATTCCTTCCGTTACAGTACATCGTCCATGTGGGCTCGTTGAACAGCTTGATCTCTCCCCGACGACCAGACAACCTGGAGTGTTGTTTTTTCTCGCACTCAAGCGCGATCCGTACTAGCCCTGAAGACATCTCCTTAACGAGCGCCGCCGTAGATATCGATAGTTCAATGATCAGTACTGGTGCGGATCGTGGGTCATATTGCACTGCAAAGCTGACATGTCCTCTCCGGTTTCCAAACAAAGTTCCGGTGACTT encodes:
- the LOC111879483 gene encoding protein MIZU-KUSSEI 1, with the translated sequence MLSSSNSYRMKHDQSLLSLSRNSSSKIAPSNYITCTAFIVDPFSINDNKPLVGKSSPLSYSRFSRTRTGISTLIRSLLTIISIPAIIPTFRRLSLPIQLSPTPSLGRKVTGTLFGNRRGHVSFAVQYDPRSAPVLIIELSISTAALVKEMSSGLVRIALECEKKQHSRLSGRRGEIKLFNEPTWTMYCNGRNCGYASARACSDSDWYALSTVQSVSVGAGVLPVLEGGRKSSAGGSCGESEGEFLYMRARFQRVVGSRDSEAYYMMNMDGNGGPELSIFLLRV